A DNA window from Phycisphaerales bacterium AB-hyl4 contains the following coding sequences:
- a CDS encoding TIGR04053 family radical SAM/SPASM domain-containing protein, which yields MPLYQLPPSFDFDTSPLLVFYELTRACDLVCRHCRACAQPRRHPNELSTQQAFALLDQLATFPRPPLLVLTGGDPLKRADLFEIIRHGRQLGLSVALTPSATPLVTLDVLARLKAEGLNRLAVSLDGVDTSTHDAMRGVSGSFLQTLSILCDARDLGLSTQVNTTVTQRNLDQLDRMAHQLALFDIALWSLFFLVPVGRGRVEPRLSAEQYEQAFEILWRQSQTQPYAIKTTEAPHYRRFVLQHADTLPRVTAAAGGVGGPTGPPMTGVRDGNGVMFVSHVGQVFPSGFMPITCGRFPQDSVVDVYQHGELFKQLRNPDGFRGKCGVCEFRHVCGGSRARAYAVSGDPLASEPDCSFVPEAVAAASR from the coding sequence ATGCCGCTTTATCAACTGCCGCCGAGTTTCGACTTCGACACCAGTCCGCTGCTGGTGTTCTATGAGTTGACGCGTGCGTGCGACCTCGTCTGCCGACACTGTCGGGCGTGTGCACAGCCGCGCCGACATCCTAACGAGTTGAGCACGCAGCAGGCGTTCGCCTTGCTCGACCAACTCGCCACGTTTCCGCGCCCGCCGCTGCTCGTCCTCACCGGCGGCGATCCGCTCAAACGCGCGGACCTGTTCGAGATCATCCGGCACGGACGGCAACTCGGGCTCAGCGTCGCCTTGACGCCGTCCGCCACGCCGCTGGTCACGCTTGACGTCCTGGCCCGGCTCAAAGCCGAAGGCCTCAACCGACTGGCGGTGAGCCTCGACGGCGTCGACACGTCCACGCATGATGCCATGCGCGGCGTCTCGGGCAGTTTCCTCCAGACCTTGTCCATCCTTTGCGACGCCCGCGACCTCGGCCTGTCGACGCAGGTGAACACCACCGTCACGCAGCGTAACCTTGATCAGCTTGACCGCATGGCTCACCAGCTTGCGCTGTTCGACATCGCGCTCTGGTCGCTGTTTTTCCTCGTCCCCGTCGGCCGAGGGCGCGTCGAACCGCGGTTGTCCGCCGAGCAGTACGAGCAGGCGTTCGAGATACTCTGGCGGCAGTCGCAAACGCAGCCCTACGCGATCAAGACCACCGAAGCGCCGCACTATCGACGATTTGTGCTCCAGCATGCCGACACCTTGCCGCGCGTCACCGCCGCGGCCGGCGGAGTTGGAGGCCCGACCGGGCCGCCGATGACCGGCGTACGCGACGGCAACGGCGTCATGTTCGTCAGCCATGTGGGCCAGGTTTTCCCCAGCGGGTTCATGCCCATCACCTGCGGCCGATTTCCACAAGACTCCGTGGTTGATGTCTATCAGCATGGCGAACTGTTCAAGCAGCTGCGCAATCCTGACGGTTTCCGTGGCAAGTGTGGCGTGTGCGAGTTCCGGCATGTCTGTGGCGGGAGTCGAGCGCGGGCCTACGCCGTCTCAGGCGACCCGCTCGCTTCCGAGCCGGATTGCAGCTTCGTACCGGAGGCCGTTGCCGCCGCAAGCCGATAG
- a CDS encoding radical SAM protein: MLSVSNLLCDHQAGNETLRYGHTGVRSAESADGVPRPVVVWAVTKACNLRCVHCYASADANAAPGELTHEEGRTLLEDLRQFDVPAVLFSGGEPLARPDVLELMAYGQSLGLNCTLSTNGVLIDDAMADRLADLGLRYVGISLDGMRVTHDKLRGMRGAFDASLAAIDRCRARGLRVGVRFTVHALNADQLEPLFKLCRAHDVQRLCIYHLAYAGRGGKMQKVDLTRRQTRKVVDRIFALTRRFHHEGCPLEVLTVSNHADAAYLVMQLEHENPIMAERVRRRLEGTGGNRSGCNIASIDPVGQVHYDQFSWHYNCGNVRDKPFSRIWTDADDARLAALRDRRPHLPARCRGCRFLELCNGNLRTRAEAATGDWLGMDPNCYLDDREVGCLSKAV; encoded by the coding sequence ATGCTCAGCGTCAGCAATCTTCTATGCGATCATCAGGCGGGTAATGAGACTTTACGTTACGGGCACACCGGCGTGCGGTCGGCTGAGTCGGCCGACGGCGTGCCTCGGCCGGTCGTGGTGTGGGCGGTGACGAAGGCGTGCAACCTGCGGTGCGTGCACTGTTATGCCTCGGCGGATGCGAACGCCGCGCCGGGTGAGTTGACGCATGAGGAAGGTCGGACGCTGCTGGAAGATCTGCGGCAATTCGACGTGCCGGCTGTGTTGTTCAGCGGTGGCGAGCCGTTGGCTCGGCCTGACGTGTTGGAGTTGATGGCGTATGGACAGTCACTCGGGCTCAACTGCACGCTGTCGACCAACGGCGTGCTCATCGACGACGCGATGGCCGACCGGTTGGCCGACCTCGGCCTGCGCTACGTGGGCATCAGCCTCGACGGCATGCGCGTGACCCACGACAAGCTGCGCGGCATGCGCGGCGCGTTCGACGCCAGCCTCGCGGCCATCGACCGTTGCCGGGCGCGCGGCCTTCGTGTTGGTGTGCGGTTTACGGTGCACGCACTCAACGCCGACCAGCTCGAGCCGTTATTCAAACTCTGCCGAGCGCACGATGTGCAGCGGTTGTGCATCTATCACCTTGCCTACGCCGGCCGGGGCGGCAAAATGCAGAAGGTGGATCTGACGCGCCGGCAGACACGCAAGGTCGTCGATCGCATCTTCGCGCTCACGCGACGTTTCCACCACGAAGGCTGCCCGCTGGAAGTGCTCACCGTGAGCAACCATGCAGACGCGGCCTATCTGGTCATGCAACTCGAACATGAGAACCCGATCATGGCCGAGCGAGTCCGCCGTCGGCTGGAAGGCACGGGCGGCAACCGCTCGGGTTGCAACATCGCCTCGATCGATCCGGTGGGGCAGGTTCACTATGACCAGTTCAGTTGGCATTACAACTGCGGCAACGTGCGTGATAAACCGTTCAGCCGCATCTGGACCGACGCGGACGATGCCCGCCTGGCTGCGCTGCGCGACCGCCGACCGCACCTGCCGGCCCGCTGCCGGGGATGCCGGTTTCTCGAACTGTGCAACGGCAACCTCCGCACGCGAGCCGAGGCCGCCACGGGCGACTGGCTGGGCATGGACCCGAACTGCTACCTCGACGACCGCGAAGTGGGCTGCTTGAGCAAGGCCGTGTGA
- a CDS encoding PEP-CTERM sorting domain-containing protein (PEP-CTERM proteins occur, often in large numbers, in the proteomes of bacteria that also encode an exosortase, a predicted intramembrane cysteine proteinase. The presence of a PEP-CTERM domain at a protein's C-terminus predicts cleavage within the sorting domain, followed by covalent anchoring to some some component of the (usually Gram-negative) cell surface. Many PEP-CTERM proteins exhibit an unusual sequence composition that includes large numbers of potential glycosylation sites. Expression of one such protein has been shown restore the ability of a bacterium to form floc, a type of biofilm.), which produces MGTPMKMGRKNMKIARAAHSVLAACLASGLAVETATAANITWDGPTSGTVNWDDPNNWSGSSTPGTSDHAFVTDELTGDRTIITPEGNYTIDRLDWIHQDVDFINTLQLGGNLTVAGSDTGTFNNRAYFQNQTGDASKFVVDLNGHTLAFPDWVNINTGNNPDGSPRTSIFATPVSFTTSNGPATIELRDHRQFAVQTNIGADVTVRTSGDQSGKTFVAGNWDINSTYHYANTPGTGNPTAALFPWNGLGHFILGDDTNSSRSVMSVRYGHSQSSDEVFRIRNSFTIHPSTNPNSPSTLRFTTNANHADPHIWVGGDYHDYVSGNHDYEYQDGTRYLVNLLDGGHITFQGNPNTARVVHIERTGITATNFNVGVDSDNVGNIVLTHNLSTEATFAVREGSTLDINDKTIVAGEFVGESGINLSYTIGSGASGLIELIATDFTNNTLGEETIITNGTRHGDVTLNDFVLNITHDGTWNDGDTLVLMTYEGTLSGTPNLLLGDLPAEGFSYDQFLTDNGEVRLTNVVIPEPASLGLLVVGGLLTLSGRRRPMRS; this is translated from the coding sequence ATGGGTACACCAATGAAAATGGGTCGAAAGAATATGAAGATCGCTCGTGCTGCACACAGCGTGTTGGCGGCGTGCCTGGCGTCCGGTCTGGCGGTGGAGACTGCAACCGCGGCAAACATCACTTGGGACGGACCGACCTCCGGGACGGTGAACTGGGATGACCCCAACAACTGGAGCGGCTCCTCGACGCCCGGAACCAGCGATCACGCGTTTGTTACGGATGAGCTTACCGGCGACCGCACGATCATCACGCCCGAAGGTAATTACACCATCGATCGTTTAGATTGGATTCACCAGGACGTGGATTTCATCAACACGCTACAACTTGGTGGCAATCTGACGGTTGCGGGCTCGGATACTGGAACATTTAACAATCGCGCGTACTTCCAGAATCAGACGGGAGACGCCAGCAAGTTCGTTGTCGATCTCAATGGGCACACCCTCGCGTTCCCAGACTGGGTGAATATCAATACGGGGAACAACCCCGATGGCAGCCCGCGCACCAGCATTTTCGCCACCCCTGTTTCATTCACCACAAGCAATGGGCCTGCGACGATTGAACTGCGTGATCATCGCCAATTTGCTGTCCAAACCAACATTGGTGCGGATGTCACCGTGCGAACGTCCGGCGATCAAAGCGGTAAGACATTCGTTGCCGGCAACTGGGACATCAACTCCACCTATCACTATGCAAACACGCCGGGCACCGGTAATCCCACAGCAGCGCTTTTCCCCTGGAACGGCTTGGGCCATTTCATTCTCGGCGACGACACGAATTCCAGTCGTTCGGTCATGAGTGTTCGCTACGGCCACTCGCAAAGCAGCGATGAAGTCTTTCGGATTCGTAATTCGTTCACCATCCACCCTTCCACCAATCCGAACAGTCCATCAACCCTGCGGTTTACGACAAATGCGAACCATGCAGATCCGCACATCTGGGTCGGCGGCGATTACCACGACTATGTGTCGGGCAATCACGATTACGAGTATCAGGACGGGACCCGCTATCTCGTCAACCTGCTCGATGGTGGGCACATCACTTTCCAGGGCAACCCCAATACCGCACGCGTGGTACATATCGAGCGCACGGGCATTACCGCCACGAATTTCAATGTCGGTGTGGATTCGGACAACGTCGGCAACATCGTGCTCACGCACAACCTCAGCACCGAAGCAACCTTCGCTGTGCGTGAAGGCTCAACGCTCGATATCAATGACAAAACGATTGTCGCAGGTGAGTTTGTCGGCGAAAGTGGCATCAACCTCAGCTACACGATCGGCTCAGGCGCGAGCGGTTTGATCGAACTGATCGCGACTGACTTCACCAACAACACGCTTGGCGAGGAAACGATTATCACCAATGGCACGCGCCATGGTGACGTGACCTTGAATGATTTTGTCCTCAACATTACACACGATGGCACGTGGAATGATGGCGACACGCTCGTCCTCATGACGTATGAAGGCACACTCAGCGGTACGCCGAACCTCTTGCTGGGTGATTTGCCTGCGGAAGGTTTCAGCTACGATCAGTTTCTTACAGACAACGGCGAAGTTCGCTTGACGAATGTGGTGATTCCCGAGCCGGCGTCGCTGGGCTTGCTGGTTGTAGGAGGGTTGCTGACGTTGAGCGGCCGCAGGCGTCCAATGCGATCTTAA
- a CDS encoding DUF1559 domain-containing protein: protein MSNYRTAFTLIELLVVISIIAILIAILLPALGAARESARGSACLSQTRQLGIAIHIYASDMQQYFPGARTGSGSSTTTVNGVTYKAGYPNWAQLLHMGDYITGAVGENIPGLAVSNNQYAVLGALKCPSLEPNGIGRSDDPIEPAAMSPQYASYIYNANHNASDATAGSKHFGVGRGNDGTNNGTLAYGQQTDSLHSPSATLVLADGSWNHLTSIYADQWRMFHLRHHDRMNALFADGHSKSIESVRMQRWILFSRVSQSEWPHSW from the coding sequence ATGTCCAATTACCGTACGGCTTTTACACTGATCGAACTTCTGGTTGTAATTTCCATTATCGCTATTCTGATTGCCATCCTGCTGCCTGCGTTGGGGGCGGCGCGGGAATCGGCACGCGGGTCGGCCTGTCTGAGTCAGACCCGGCAGTTGGGCATCGCCATCCACATCTACGCATCGGACATGCAGCAGTACTTTCCCGGTGCGCGTACGGGCTCGGGCAGCAGTACGACAACCGTCAACGGGGTGACGTACAAGGCCGGCTATCCCAACTGGGCGCAACTGCTGCACATGGGCGACTACATCACCGGCGCGGTGGGGGAAAACATCCCCGGCCTCGCGGTCAGCAATAACCAATATGCGGTGCTGGGCGCGTTGAAATGCCCTTCGCTGGAGCCGAATGGCATCGGTCGATCGGACGACCCGATAGAGCCGGCCGCCATGTCGCCGCAATATGCGTCGTATATTTACAACGCCAATCATAACGCGTCGGATGCGACGGCAGGCTCGAAGCACTTTGGTGTGGGGCGTGGAAACGATGGTACGAACAACGGCACGTTGGCGTATGGCCAACAGACCGACTCGTTGCACAGTCCGTCGGCGACACTGGTCCTGGCTGATGGCAGTTGGAATCACTTGACAAGCATATACGCCGACCAGTGGCGAATGTTTCATCTGCGGCATCACGATCGCATGAATGCACTCTTCGCGGATGGTCACAGCAAAAGCATCGAATCGGTTCGTATGCAGCGGTGGATTCTGTTCAGCCGTGTGAGTCAATCGGAATGGCCCCATTCCTGGTAA
- a CDS encoding substrate-binding domain-containing protein has protein sequence MAKRSALEIEIRRDLTRGRYGQVGDPFVSIREMARQKDVSLKTSFLLYETLKAEGWIAREGRGFVIQRIVPLKSNTKKPLLLGCVVPSLDNAYFARLVDHLEEAASRFGANLLVATSHYDFAREQQRLTSLVQHGVNGLLICPRAQAVDEAWYQALKVPCVMIGRRLQQWEVDTIMVNNQPAAQAVAGHLIEQGATRFAYIGQQGIESDERLLGFRAGLLADDLLLEPQDMIQVDHTDHEACEEMVGELLSRRKRGRLGVFCYHDLLATRVLNLCHQRKISVPDQVLIAGFDNLPIARETFPSLTTVRYPIRAMAQMAVEALHAKIQFPGQTSKILRYLEAELIVRGSTAAGLEPQEAGDAGGPHSFLEAPFHVARN, from the coding sequence ATGGCTAAGCGATCCGCCCTCGAAATTGAAATCCGTCGTGACCTGACCCGGGGGCGTTATGGGCAGGTGGGCGATCCGTTCGTCAGTATCCGAGAAATGGCCCGTCAGAAGGACGTGTCTTTAAAGACGTCGTTTCTGCTTTACGAGACGCTCAAGGCGGAAGGCTGGATTGCCCGCGAGGGCCGCGGCTTTGTGATCCAACGGATTGTTCCCCTAAAAAGTAATACAAAAAAGCCGTTGTTGCTTGGTTGTGTCGTCCCGTCGCTGGACAACGCCTACTTTGCACGGCTGGTGGATCATCTGGAGGAAGCGGCCAGCCGATTCGGGGCCAACCTGCTGGTGGCTACCAGCCATTACGACTTTGCGCGGGAGCAGCAGCGTCTCACCAGTCTGGTTCAGCATGGCGTGAACGGGCTATTGATTTGTCCTCGCGCGCAGGCAGTGGATGAAGCCTGGTATCAGGCACTGAAAGTGCCTTGTGTCATGATCGGCCGTCGACTCCAGCAATGGGAGGTGGACACGATCATGGTTAACAATCAGCCGGCGGCCCAGGCGGTGGCTGGCCATCTGATCGAGCAGGGGGCCACGCGCTTCGCCTACATCGGTCAGCAGGGTATTGAGTCGGATGAACGTCTGCTCGGCTTCCGGGCTGGACTTCTGGCTGACGATCTGCTTCTCGAGCCTCAGGACATGATCCAGGTGGATCACACCGATCATGAAGCTTGTGAAGAAATGGTTGGTGAGTTGCTGTCCCGCCGTAAACGCGGTCGCCTTGGCGTATTTTGCTATCACGATCTGTTGGCGACGCGGGTGTTGAATCTCTGCCATCAACGCAAGATCTCCGTGCCCGATCAGGTGTTGATCGCTGGCTTCGACAATCTGCCGATCGCACGGGAAACGTTCCCGTCGCTGACGACGGTTCGCTATCCCATTCGGGCGATGGCGCAGATGGCGGTGGAAGCCCTGCACGCAAAAATCCAGTTTCCTGGTCAGACATCAAAAATTCTTCGATATCTGGAAGCGGAACTGATCGTCCGCGGTAGCACTGCTGCTGGCCTTGAGCCTCAAGAGGCCGGAGATGCGGGGGGCCCGCACTCGTTTCTGGAAGCTCCGTTTCACGTTGCAAGGAACTAG
- a CDS encoding Gfo/Idh/MocA family protein: MKPLRIAMMSLTHGHSRKYYQTLRENKKLDWVAACAEDDQALNVFRLYEKDVPCYLSAEEMFEKHPEIEAVVIASSNDRHLDQLSDCARRGIHILMMKIPSFDLAEYDQMIAQVRDAGIVCQVELELHYNPVVRRLKELVASGELGRVLSIQATNITLSPVWAFPWQGVPEVSYGSRMPLRDGDARFRGGALCDHPHAFDLIRHLTGAEFELIHAEVGPNLRQDLEVEDMMLANGRMTDGSVFLIDPSWSRMEERLTVPGPGWEVFPKRMEVNVTVVGEKGTIACDCFGPNVYHNGGPNDRYTVQYTYFDEWIGMIDEFVDCIRHQRQPLINLEWHRPTIETMNACYDSIQARQPVRLESAGAVGEGNRD; encoded by the coding sequence ATGAAACCGTTGCGAATCGCGATGATGTCACTGACGCACGGGCATTCACGCAAGTACTACCAGACTTTGCGTGAAAACAAGAAGCTGGACTGGGTGGCAGCCTGCGCTGAAGATGACCAGGCATTGAACGTCTTTCGGCTGTATGAAAAGGATGTGCCGTGTTATCTGAGCGCCGAGGAGATGTTCGAAAAGCATCCCGAAATCGAAGCGGTGGTGATCGCTTCGAGCAACGATCGTCACCTCGATCAACTCAGCGACTGCGCCCGACGGGGTATTCATATCCTGATGATGAAGATCCCCAGCTTCGACCTGGCTGAGTATGACCAGATGATCGCCCAGGTGCGCGACGCTGGCATCGTCTGCCAGGTGGAACTCGAACTGCACTACAACCCGGTGGTTCGCAGGCTCAAGGAACTGGTCGCCAGCGGCGAACTGGGGCGCGTTCTTTCAATTCAGGCGACGAACATCACCCTCTCGCCCGTCTGGGCATTCCCGTGGCAAGGCGTGCCTGAAGTCAGCTACGGATCTCGGATGCCGCTGCGCGACGGCGATGCCCGCTTCCGAGGCGGCGCCCTATGCGATCATCCGCATGCGTTCGACCTGATCCGGCACCTCACCGGGGCGGAGTTTGAGTTGATTCATGCCGAGGTGGGTCCGAACCTTCGGCAGGACCTGGAAGTCGAAGACATGATGCTGGCCAACGGTCGAATGACCGACGGCAGTGTGTTTCTGATCGACCCTTCCTGGTCGCGCATGGAAGAGCGACTGACCGTGCCCGGGCCGGGGTGGGAGGTGTTCCCCAAGCGGATGGAAGTGAATGTGACCGTGGTGGGCGAAAAGGGAACGATCGCCTGCGATTGCTTCGGCCCCAACGTCTATCACAACGGCGGCCCGAACGATCGCTACACCGTGCAGTACACCTATTTCGACGAGTGGATCGGCATGATTGACGAGTTCGTTGATTGCATCCGTCACCAGCGGCAACCCTTGATCAATCTCGAATGGCATCGGCCGACGATCGAGACGATGAACGCGTGCTATGACAGCATACAGGCTCGCCAACCGGTTCGACTGGAAAGCGCCGGCGCGGTCGGGGAAGGCAATCGCGATTGA
- a CDS encoding sugar isomerase domain-containing protein: protein MATLNDFGYVQAVFKNLKKVTDEQGDNIKSAAALMADAIEQDRLIHVYGGGGHTTLVMGEMFFRAGGLSNINPLMETGLSVFNQALKYLELERCVNYGRSILKYYDLQQGDLMILFHNIGINAATIDAAMEAKESGVKIIAVSSSYWQNEMPSDHFIRHPSGKNLFDLADVCIDDYNPVGDAVVEVPGCEAPIGPVSNLVDFAIAHLLEIECVRQCVERGIEPPVWNSANAPGGDEKNRRYVEKYKPRVKSL, encoded by the coding sequence ATGGCAACATTGAATGATTTCGGATACGTGCAAGCGGTTTTTAAAAACCTTAAAAAGGTAACCGACGAGCAAGGCGACAACATCAAGAGCGCGGCGGCACTCATGGCGGACGCCATCGAGCAGGACCGTCTGATCCACGTCTATGGCGGCGGCGGGCATACGACACTGGTCATGGGCGAAATGTTCTTTCGTGCCGGCGGGCTGAGCAACATCAACCCACTGATGGAAACCGGGCTATCGGTGTTTAATCAGGCGCTCAAGTATCTGGAGTTGGAGCGCTGCGTGAACTACGGCCGATCGATTCTGAAGTATTACGATCTGCAGCAGGGGGATCTGATGATCCTCTTTCACAATATCGGCATTAATGCCGCCACGATCGACGCTGCCATGGAAGCGAAAGAAAGCGGTGTAAAGATCATCGCTGTCTCCAGCTCTTATTGGCAGAATGAAATGCCTTCGGACCATTTCATTCGACATCCGTCGGGGAAGAATCTGTTCGATCTGGCGGACGTCTGCATCGACGACTACAACCCGGTGGGCGACGCGGTTGTGGAAGTTCCCGGCTGCGAAGCGCCTATCGGTCCGGTGTCGAACCTGGTGGACTTTGCGATCGCCCATCTGCTGGAGATCGAGTGCGTTCGTCAGTGTGTCGAGCGCGGGATTGAGCCGCCGGTCTGGAACAGCGCCAATGCGCCAGGCGGTGATGAAAAGAACCGACGATACGTTGAAAAATATAAGCCCCGCGTCAAATCGCTGTAA
- a CDS encoding alpha-N-acetylglucosaminidase TIM-barrel domain-containing protein, producing the protein MLKIFIPSETGICRIAADAFSSLWFQVTGQRLAVTTEPDSQGDLIVLGSDAVNAYAFEKIIDNTIRDFSITTDADDYEIVSATDNGRKLLFLAGGRPRALLYAVYRFFELRADCRYFWDGDIVPKREHIDISDLHIHEKPRFEYRGLRYFAHRGLNRFQAEHWSFDEWKQEIDWIIKKRMNLFMLRIGFDDLFQKAFPDIVSDPGYEVPESIERSYNDRDLFWSMEIRSELRRKILAYARERDLIHPEDTGTMTHWYSRTPKDYLEKVKPDFLPQTTSSYSEDTGLVWDIRQDRHLDAYFQLTEAHIREYGSPEMFHTIGLAERLCYADRKSNQQLKRYAYRRIISNLRSKYPNAPLLVASWDFPMRWTSPEVRELLAELNPLNTLLFDYTSDSGDEENTFQDWGVVGKFPWIFGIFHAYAPNTELRGNYDALERRLPIAADDPMCKGMVLWPECSHSDTLMLEYLAANAWDPSADNITIRSFLESFCSSRYPTQGAEMASLWRAMLPIISIRYWSHQFSEVFFAPLDQLFKRGETLVDHADAFIESHREPIRAVPEIFRALAAMPFEDAHAFVQRDMIDMARTAATRVLSFGYFRVVRELHGWSDGEGNRDHILAMMAANRTMVSLLGDLLAADNTYSLYASLQDLGEKYPCNPKFEKTLKGNVENNYCRTYVTELFKAVYLPEHDVATQKIQEHLDAGHRPWPTYSEAEIIEWQKRVADSFYERPLKDMAPDQQKAVEGLSKCLNAMADGTEAIIDIANRVKEVTHGNIE; encoded by the coding sequence ATGCTGAAGATCTTCATCCCGTCCGAAACCGGAATCTGCCGTATCGCCGCAGATGCGTTTTCGTCGCTCTGGTTTCAGGTGACAGGGCAGCGCCTTGCCGTGACCACCGAACCCGACTCGCAGGGTGATCTGATTGTCCTGGGTTCGGACGCCGTGAATGCATATGCATTCGAAAAAATCATTGACAACACCATTCGTGACTTCTCGATCACGACGGATGCCGATGATTACGAAATCGTGTCCGCGACGGATAACGGGAGAAAGCTCCTGTTCCTCGCTGGCGGACGTCCGCGTGCACTGCTGTATGCGGTTTACCGCTTCTTTGAGCTTCGGGCGGATTGTCGATACTTCTGGGATGGCGATATTGTTCCCAAGCGGGAGCATATCGACATATCCGATTTGCATATCCACGAAAAACCACGGTTCGAATATCGCGGGTTGCGATACTTCGCTCACCGGGGCTTGAACCGTTTCCAGGCAGAGCACTGGAGTTTCGACGAGTGGAAGCAGGAAATTGACTGGATTATCAAAAAGCGCATGAACCTTTTCATGTTGCGCATTGGGTTCGACGACCTGTTCCAGAAGGCGTTTCCAGATATTGTCAGCGATCCGGGATATGAAGTGCCCGAGTCCATCGAGCGTTCTTATAACGATCGCGATCTTTTCTGGAGCATGGAAATACGCAGCGAGTTGCGTCGAAAGATTCTTGCTTATGCGCGTGAGCGCGATCTGATTCATCCGGAAGACACCGGGACGATGACGCATTGGTACAGCCGAACACCGAAGGATTACCTGGAGAAGGTAAAGCCGGACTTCCTGCCGCAGACCACGTCCAGCTATAGTGAAGACACCGGCCTGGTCTGGGACATTCGGCAGGACAGACATCTCGATGCGTACTTTCAATTGACGGAAGCGCATATCCGTGAATACGGATCGCCGGAGATGTTTCATACCATCGGGCTGGCTGAACGTCTTTGTTACGCTGACCGCAAGTCAAACCAGCAGCTCAAGCGATACGCCTACCGAAGGATCATCAGCAATCTGCGAAGCAAGTATCCCAATGCGCCATTGCTCGTTGCGAGTTGGGATTTCCCGATGCGGTGGACGTCGCCTGAAGTGCGTGAATTGCTGGCAGAGCTGAATCCGCTGAACACGCTGTTGTTTGATTACACCTCTGACAGCGGCGATGAGGAGAACACGTTTCAGGATTGGGGCGTGGTCGGAAAGTTTCCGTGGATATTCGGGATATTCCATGCCTACGCGCCCAATACGGAATTGCGAGGGAACTATGACGCCCTTGAGCGTCGGCTGCCGATTGCTGCTGACGATCCGATGTGCAAGGGGATGGTTCTATGGCCGGAGTGTTCGCACAGCGACACGCTGATGCTGGAGTATCTGGCTGCGAACGCGTGGGATCCGAGTGCGGACAACATCACGATCCGCTCTTTCCTCGAATCGTTCTGCAGCAGCCGATATCCAACGCAGGGCGCAGAGATGGCGAGCCTTTGGCGGGCCATGCTTCCGATCATCAGTATCCGCTACTGGAGTCATCAGTTCTCCGAGGTGTTTTTCGCACCGCTGGATCAACTGTTCAAACGCGGCGAAACCCTCGTCGATCATGCGGATGCGTTCATTGAATCGCATCGAGAGCCGATTCGGGCTGTTCCGGAGATTTTCCGGGCGCTGGCGGCGATGCCTTTCGAAGACGCGCATGCGTTTGTTCAGCGTGACATGATCGACATGGCAAGAACGGCGGCGACGCGGGTGTTGAGCTTCGGCTACTTCCGTGTGGTGCGCGAGCTTCACGGATGGTCCGATGGCGAGGGCAACCGCGATCACATTCTCGCGATGATGGCAGCCAACCGAACCATGGTCTCGCTGCTGGGCGACCTGCTGGCTGCGGACAACACATACTCGCTTTACGCTTCATTGCAGGATCTTGGCGAGAAGTATCCGTGCAACCCAAAATTTGAAAAGACGCTGAAGGGGAACGTCGAGAACAACTATTGCCGGACTTATGTCACCGAGTTGTTCAAGGCGGTCTATCTGCCGGAGCATGACGTGGCAACGCAGAAGATTCAGGAGCATCTCGACGCGGGCCATCGTCCATGGCCGACGTATTCCGAAGCGGAAATCATCGAATGGCAGAAGCGCGTCGCGGATTCGTTTTATGAGCGCCCCCTGAAAGATATGGCCCCCGATCAGCAGAAGGCGGTTGAAGGCCTTTCAAAGTGTCTGAATGCAATGGCGGATGGAACTGAGGCGATTATCGATATCGCAAACCGCGTGAAGGAGGTGACTCATGGCAACATTGAATGA